From the genome of Natronolimnobius baerhuensis:
GGCGTATCGACGAGGCCCGCGATGACCGTCGGGAGTGCACCCTCTCGCCCGGCAGCGACGATCAAGACGTCCGCCTCGCGAAAGCGCTCAACCTGATCGAGCGTGCGATCAAGTGCAGCAACGCCGACGTCGTCGACTCGGTCAATCGTCGCACCCGCATCCGCACAGACCGCCTCCGCTTCGTCCGCAACCGGCCCATCAACGGTCCCCGCAGTGACGATTCCGACTGTCGCCTCGAGCGAGAGCTGTTCGTAGTCCGGTGTTTGCATCAGAACCGTGGTTCCACGACGCTCGAGCGTCGTTGCCGTTGACTCCGAGTGGGACTCGAGGGCGTCAATCTGCTCGTCCGAAGCACGTGTAATGAGTGCTCGATCCGTCGTCTCGAGTGCGGTTGCAGCGAGTTCGACCACCTGTGCGACCGATTTTCCCTCGGCGAGGATCGCTTCGGGGATGCCGCGGCGCTGCTGGCGAGCCGCGTCGAATCGGCCCGCCTCACCCGTGACGTAGCCGTTGAGTTCGGCCTCAGCCTGTGCCGGCGAAAGTGAGCCGTCAGCGACGGCCTCGAGAAGTTCGCGCATACTCGAGGTGGGTGACGTGACCACTCGAATCCGTCGACCGACTGCGAGAAAGAGAAAGCACGAGCGAGAGCGCCCGAACCGCGCGCGAGGCCCATTCGTTGCCCGAACACGGGTGAAACGACTGAGCGAGATTCATCCGACATATACTTTCCGGTGAGAACAGCCATCGAAACGGACGAATCAACCCCTGAGGACCCCATATATCGTACTACAACCAAAGAATTTATATGAGGGAAAGAGGAACAAAGACATCGTATGGCAGACCTTATCGTCAAAGCCGCCGTGAAGGAAGCGCTCGATGACAAAAACGTTGCCTCGGACTTCTACGACGCACTCGACGAGGAAGTCGACGAACTCCTCGAAGACGCAGCCCGACGCGCCGAAGCAAACGACCGGAAGACGGTCCAGCCCCGCGACCTGTAAGGAACGCCAGCTGACAACCGTTTTATCGACGCTACAGTCCATACCGACAGGTATGGTCTGATTACTGCATGCGAAAAGATAGCATACCGAGAGTGTTCCGTACGTCTTCCGTTCTCGAGGAACTGGCGAGTCCCGAACAGGCCTGAACCCATCGTCCCTATCGCTGCTCGAGATACTCGTTCGTCCGCCCGCAAACGACATATTCTGCCTCTTGGAGATCCGCAACCGATGCCGACCCAGTGACGAACATCGCCGTTCGTAACTCGAGTGCGAGCGTTTCGATCAGATCGACGACTGCGTCCGTTCCCTGCCCTGCCGGTCGGAGGAACGGTTTCGCGAGGCCGCCTGCCTGTGCGCCGAGGGCGATTGCCTTCGCGATGTCTAGCCCGGAGCGAACGCCACCGCTCGCGATGACTGTCTCGTGAGCGGACGCCGCTTCAGCCGTGCTGACAGCGGTTGGGACGCCCCACGCGCGAAACAGTTGGCCGATTGCTTCCTGTCGGTCTGCACCGACGGCGGCCGCTCGGTAGGACTCGATTCCGGACCACGTCGTCCCACCCTGGCCAGCGACGTCAATTGCGTCGACACCAGCGTCAGCGAGTCGCTCGGCTGTTTCCCGCGAGATGCCGTTACCCGTCTCCTTGACGAGTACCGGCACCGAGAGGTCGGCTGCAACGTGTTCAATCGCCTCGAGACAGCCACGCGCGTCGATATCACCTTCCGGCTGGACGGCCTCCTGTAAGAAGTTGAGGTGAATTGCCATCGCGTCCGCGTCGATCATCTCGACGGCTTGCTCGACATCGTCGACGTCGTACTCGAGCAACTGTGCTGCGCCGACGTTTCCATAGAGGAAGGCATCGGGGGCCACGTCACGGACGACGGTATAGGACTCGAGTAAGGCCTCGTCCTCGAGTTCGATTCCGGCGCGCTGGCTCCCGACGCCCATCGCAATGTTGGTCTCCTGGGCGGCTTCAGCGAGCGCGCGATTGATTTTCGTCGTGTTCGGGTGGCCGCCGGTCATGCTCTCGATGACGATGGGGGCAGCCAGTTCCTGGCCGAACAGTGTGGTCGTCGTGTCGATTTCGTCGCGGTGGATCTCCGGCAGTGCCTCGTGAACGAGGTCGATATCGGCGAATCCCGCGCCGGTCGTCTCGACGTCTTCCTCCTCGATGATGCGGATGTGATCGTCTTTCCTGTCGGATGTCTCGGGCATCGAATCGTCTCTAGGGGAGAATAGAACGAGGTCATTGAAAAGGTGTCCATCCCTGTCGCCGTCGAAACACGGCTGGCAGAACGTGGGGCTCGAGTTTTTTAGTCCGTGGGGTCGTACCTGTTGTACCGATGAAACGCGCACTCGCGGTTGGCTTCGGACTACTGTACGTTCTCGTCCCCGATAAAATCGTCAACGCGACCGAACAGGCCGCATTCGAGAATCCCGACGACGGGCAATTACGGTCGATAACAATTCCAATCGCACGACTCGAGGGGCTGGCGTTCTGTACGTTCGCGCTCCGCGGGCAGTTCCCAAAACCGTTGCGTGCACCGCTTACCCTCCTCGGCTTCATGCTCGCGGCGATTCCCCAGCAGATGCTCGCGTACGGCCTCGCCATCGCCTACGAGAACCCGACCGACCTCGAGGTGAAGCCATGGGTGGTGCCGGTCGCTCGAGTCATCGGCGTGCTGTACGTGATTCTCGGACTATTCGTCGGGCGGGTGGATGCGCCGACGGACGACGGCGGAGAAACTGAGCCGCTTGAAGGATAATCAGTACACTCGAGTCTCGACACCCTCCTCGAGGCCGACGTAGGTCACGTCCGCGCAGTCGACGAACAGCCCGTGCTCGAGGACGCCTGGAATCCGCGATAGCTGCGTTGCAAGTTCGTTCGGATCCGAAATCGGCCCGAACGCGCAGTCGAGCACCAGATTCCCGTTGTCGGTCACGATGGGGCCGTCCTTGTGTTCAGCATCGCGCAGCGTCGGCTCGCCGCCCAGATCCTGCACGCGGTCGGCGACGACGGTGTGGGCGTCGGGGATGACTTCCACCGGCACCGAGCGCTCGAGTCGGTCGGCGAGTTTCGAGGGATCGGCGACGACAACGAATCGCTCCGCGGCTGCATCAACAAGCTTCTCGCGCGTGTGCGCCGCGCCGCCGCCTTTGATCAGCGCGCCGTAGCCGCTCGCATCTGGATCGTCGACGACCTGATCCGCGCCGTCGATTGCGAGATCGACCGTTTCGACTGCATCGAGATCAGTCAGCGGGATGCTCGCCTCGAGCGCGCGCTGGCGCGACTGGAATGAGGTGGGGATACCCTGTACCTCGAGGCCGTCGCTGACAGCCTCCCCGATGGCGTCGATGGCGTAGGCGGTCGTTGACCCGGTTCCAAGCCCGACGACGTCGCCGTTGTCGACCTCTTCGGCTGCGCGTTCGCCCGCTCGTCGCTTCGCGGCGTCGGTGCCGCCTGCCGTCTTCATACTCCAACGGGTGCGGGGCGACGGGAAAAAGGTGTATCTCTCGGTCGCCCCCGACGCAATATTCGCCACGACGAGAGATTCGATTGATCAGTGAGACGAACCTAGGATAGATGACCGAATCGTTTCTGCACCGAATCGCCGTTCTCACAGTGCTGTTCGGTGGGTTCGTCACGTATATCGGCAGTGAGCCGGCGAATCCCGACCTCTTCGTACTCGGCCTCCTCATCGCACTTGGTGGCTTTCTCGTCGGCTTCGTCGGACTCGTCATCGAAGCCAGGGCGCGGTGGTAAGAATCAGGACGGGCACGACGCCGCGTCCCCTCGAGCAACCGCAACTGATTTTTCGCTCACATTCATTGCCGCCGGTATGGACACCGCCGAACGACGGTCCCTCCTCGAGCGGGCCAACCGCCAGAGTGCGACTATCGGGCAGGAACTCCCCGAGACGATCACCGTCGGCGACGACGAGCTCCCACTCGAGGAGTTCCTCATCGAGACCCGCAAGGTGGAGGGGATTCCGGACGACGCGAAACCGCTGCTACACGAGACGCGCAAGGAACTCACGGCAGAGCGCAAACGCCTCGTCCAGCGCCTCGAGTCGGCACCAATCGACCGCGAGGAGGGCGACGAAATCGTCGAGGCCATCGCCGGCATCGACCGCGCCGCGAACGCCCTTCAGAGTCTCCGGCGCGGCCGGTTCGGGTCCGAGGCACGCTCGGCAACGCTCGAGGATCACGAGCGCTGGCTCGAGTTTGTGGATACGATCCGCCGATAGAGCGCAGACGACCCATCGACGCTGCTCGGCGAACCTTTTTCCCCGTCTCCGTGGTCGACCACCTATGACATCGGGTGCAGGCGGGCAGTCGGGGCCAGCGGCGGAACCCGCGTCAACTGCGGAGTCGGCGGGAACGGGAAGCGCAGTTACCCTCGAGAACGTGCGCAAGACCTACCAGCTCGGCGAGCCGGTTCACGCGCTGGATGGCGTCTCGCTCGAGATTCCACGCGGCTCGTATACGGCGATTATGGGGCCGAGCGGCTCCGGGAAGTCGACGCTGATGAACCTCGTGGGCTGTCTGGATACGCCCACGGAGGGTACCGTCGTCGTCGACGGCGCGGACGTGGCCCAGTTGAGCGACCGCGAGCGGACCCGACTGCGTGGGACGACGGTTGGGTTCGTCTTCCAGACGTTCAATCTGATGCCGCGACTAAACGCCCTCGAGAACGTTGCACTCCCCCAGTTGTTTCAGGGAATCGACCGTGGTGAGCGCCACGAGCGGGCGCGAGAGTTACTCGAGCGCGTCGGATTAGGTGATCGGACGGACCACATGCCAAACGAGTTGTCCGGTGGCCAACGCCAGCGGGTGGCACTCGCTCGCGCGCTGGTGAACGACCCCGCAATCGTGCTGGCCGACGAGCCCTCGGGCAATCTCGACACCGAGACCGAATCGGACGTCCTCGATCTCTTCGCGGAGTTTCACGACGCCGGAACGACGATGGTCGTTGTCACTCACGAACGCCACGTCGCCGAACGGGCAGAACGAATCGTCCACGTGCTCGATGGACAACTCGAGCGGATCGAGTCGCTCGACGGCGGGGAATCGACAGCACCGAAGAGCGACTCGGCGACAGACGACGACCCGCCGGAGACGGGTGGAAAGTAATGGGGCCACTCGAGTTGCTGGGGCTGGCCTGGCGGTCGATCCGCGGACACAAACTGCGCTCGGCGCTGACGACACTTGGCGTCGTGATCGGCATCGCCGCCGTCATCGCCTTCGTCACGCTCGGTGCGAGCCTGCAAGCGGGCGTCATCGGCGATATCAGCCCGGACGACCAGCGCAACGTCTACGGCTGGGCGTCCGATCCAGATACCGAAGGCGGTCCGCTCGCGGGCGCACAGCCAGTGGTAAGCGAACGTGATCTCGAGACGCTCGACGGGGAGGCCGATATCGACGCGGCCTACGGCTACATGCCGTTGTCCACGCAGGCGCTCATCTTCGAAGACGAAATTTCCCCGCAGAGCGACGCGCTCGTCGCTGCCGGGCCGCCCTATATCAGGGAGGGGACGCTCGAGGAGGGTCGCCAGTTTGAGCAGGGCGAACAGGAGGCGGTGATCAACCCGGCCGTCGCCGAGCAGTTCGAGGAGAACGTCTCCGTCGACGACGAATTGACGATTGCGCTCCAGGGTGGCGAGACGACGACCGTCACGGTGGTCGGGATCACCGAGAGTTCGGAGGGGCTGAGCCCGTTCGAAGGCTTCGAGCCATCGCCGCGGGTGTACGTGCCCACCGACCCCTTCTACACCGAGGCGGGCGGTGACATGGTCCCTGTTCCAGGCGACGATGACGGGGCGGACGGCGATGACGACGCTGCGGAAAACGGCGATGACACAGCAGCAGCCGACGATACAGACAACGACGATGCGCTCTTTCTCGCCATCGTCGTCCAGGCCGACTCTGCCGACGAGGACGACATCGACGCCGCTCGAGAGCGCGCAGTTGCCTATCTCGAGAGCGACGACTCCGATGCAGGCGAGTTGCTGGGTGATGATCTCGAGATGACGCTGCAGACGAGTACTGAACTGCTTCAGCAACTCGAGGATATACTGGGGTTACTGCAGAACTTCATCGTCGGCATCGCGGCGATCTCGCTGGTCGTCGGCTCGATTGGCATTGCAAACATCATGCTGGTCTCGGTGACCGAGCGCACGCGTGAGATCGGGATTATGAAAGCCGTTGGCGCGCAGAATCGCGACGTCCTCGGACTGTTCCTGACGGAAGCCGTGATCCTCGGGGCAATCGGTGCGGTACTCGGGACTGTGCTGGGACTTGCCGTCGGCTATTTGGGCGCGTGGTACATCGAGTTGCCGCTAGTCTATCCCTACGAGTACGTCGCACTCGCGATTGCCGTCGGCATCCTCGTCGGCGTCGCCTCCGGGCTGTATCCCGCCTGGCAGGCCGCGCGAACCGATCCGATAGACGCGCTTCGGTACGAGTGAGCGCTGTCCGTTCGGTCGAAACAATTCTGGTGCGCTACTCGCGGTCGCGTTCCGTCTCGTGGTTTCGCTCCGTCTCTGTATCCGCATCCGATTGTGCGTCCGCGTCCGTGTTCGTGGTCGCGTCAGTTGCTTCGTTCACCTCGTCAGTCTCGAGCCAGCGCTCCGGCTCGAGTCGGTCGTTCGGGTCCGGCTGAAACGTCTCCGTTGTGCTATCTGGGCGGTCAGCCCTGGGCTGGTCGTCCGCCCGCGAACGAGGGTCTCGAGGCTGTGCTCGAGCGTCGTCGCTCCGCCATCGATCTCGGTTGGCCGTGCGCTCGCGGTCACGGGCGCGTGGAGAGTGTTCGTGAGCGGTCCACGACTCCGGCCTCGAGTGGTGTCCAGACGATGCGCGAGAGTCGGCTCCGAGCGAGCCACGTGTTCGGGCGTACTGATCGGGATACTGTCCTGCGAGGTACGCGCCGAGGTAGCCGCCGAGCAGCGCCAACCCGACGGTGTAGAGCAAGACGATCATCGAGAGGAATCCCATCACGATCAGCGCGAGTGCACCCCCCTCGAGTGGAATCGCGGCGACGCTGACACCGAGTCCGAGCACCGCCGCGACGAGGAACACACCGCCGAGGATCGGTACGAACGTGATCGCGCCGGCAAGCGCGCCGGCGACGGTGCCATCACGACTATCCGGCCCCTCGAGAAAGCCCGCGACTGCGCCACCGATGACGGTCGAAAACGGGATGAACGAGAGGACGACGCCGACGAGTGCACCGACGAGCGCGTGAACGAGGGTTCTGCCAGTCACCATAGCCGGACTCACGACGAGCACCGTGAAAAAATAGGTGTGGCGACTACTCTGTGGTT
Proteins encoded in this window:
- the larB gene encoding nickel pincer cofactor biosynthesis protein LarB, whose translation is MRELLEAVADGSLSPAQAEAELNGYVTGEAGRFDAARQQRRGIPEAILAEGKSVAQVVELAATALETTDRALITRASDEQIDALESHSESTATTLERRGTTVLMQTPDYEQLSLEATVGIVTAGTVDGPVADEAEAVCADAGATIDRVDDVGVAALDRTLDQVERFREADVLIVAAGREGALPTVIAGLVDTPVIGVPVSSGYGYGGDGEAALAGMLQSCTVLSVVNIDAGFVAGAQAALLARTVSNARSDGP
- a CDS encoding DUF1931 family protein, which produces MADLIVKAAVKEALDDKNVASDFYDALDEEVDELLEDAARRAEANDRKTVQPRDL
- the fni gene encoding type 2 isopentenyl-diphosphate Delta-isomerase, translated to MPETSDRKDDHIRIIEEEDVETTGAGFADIDLVHEALPEIHRDEIDTTTTLFGQELAAPIVIESMTGGHPNTTKINRALAEAAQETNIAMGVGSQRAGIELEDEALLESYTVVRDVAPDAFLYGNVGAAQLLEYDVDDVEQAVEMIDADAMAIHLNFLQEAVQPEGDIDARGCLEAIEHVAADLSVPVLVKETGNGISRETAERLADAGVDAIDVAGQGGTTWSGIESYRAAAVGADRQEAIGQLFRAWGVPTAVSTAEAASAHETVIASGGVRSGLDIAKAIALGAQAGGLAKPFLRPAGQGTDAVVDLIETLALELRTAMFVTGSASVADLQEAEYVVCGRTNEYLEQR
- the rpiA gene encoding ribose-5-phosphate isomerase RpiA is translated as MKTAGGTDAAKRRAGERAAEEVDNGDVVGLGTGSTTAYAIDAIGEAVSDGLEVQGIPTSFQSRQRALEASIPLTDLDAVETVDLAIDGADQVVDDPDASGYGALIKGGGAAHTREKLVDAAAERFVVVADPSKLADRLERSVPVEVIPDAHTVVADRVQDLGGEPTLRDAEHKDGPIVTDNGNLVLDCAFGPISDPNELATQLSRIPGVLEHGLFVDCADVTYVGLEEGVETRVY
- a CDS encoding DUF5788 family protein, whose amino-acid sequence is MDTAERRSLLERANRQSATIGQELPETITVGDDELPLEEFLIETRKVEGIPDDAKPLLHETRKELTAERKRLVQRLESAPIDREEGDEIVEAIAGIDRAANALQSLRRGRFGSEARSATLEDHERWLEFVDTIRR
- a CDS encoding ABC transporter ATP-binding protein translates to MTSGAGGQSGPAAEPASTAESAGTGSAVTLENVRKTYQLGEPVHALDGVSLEIPRGSYTAIMGPSGSGKSTLMNLVGCLDTPTEGTVVVDGADVAQLSDRERTRLRGTTVGFVFQTFNLMPRLNALENVALPQLFQGIDRGERHERARELLERVGLGDRTDHMPNELSGGQRQRVALARALVNDPAIVLADEPSGNLDTETESDVLDLFAEFHDAGTTMVVVTHERHVAERAERIVHVLDGQLERIESLDGGESTAPKSDSATDDDPPETGGK
- a CDS encoding ABC transporter permease — its product is MGPLELLGLAWRSIRGHKLRSALTTLGVVIGIAAVIAFVTLGASLQAGVIGDISPDDQRNVYGWASDPDTEGGPLAGAQPVVSERDLETLDGEADIDAAYGYMPLSTQALIFEDEISPQSDALVAAGPPYIREGTLEEGRQFEQGEQEAVINPAVAEQFEENVSVDDELTIALQGGETTTVTVVGITESSEGLSPFEGFEPSPRVYVPTDPFYTEAGGDMVPVPGDDDGADGDDDAAENGDDTAAADDTDNDDALFLAIVVQADSADEDDIDAARERAVAYLESDDSDAGELLGDDLEMTLQTSTELLQQLEDILGLLQNFIVGIAAISLVVGSIGIANIMLVSVTERTREIGIMKAVGAQNRDVLGLFLTEAVILGAIGAVLGTVLGLAVGYLGAWYIELPLVYPYEYVALAIAVGILVGVASGLYPAWQAARTDPIDALRYE
- a CDS encoding DUF5518 domain-containing protein — encoded protein: MVTGRTLVHALVGALVGVVLSFIPFSTVIGGAVAGFLEGPDSRDGTVAGALAGAITFVPILGGVFLVAAVLGLGVSVAAIPLEGGALALIVMGFLSMIVLLYTVGLALLGGYLGAYLAGQYPDQYARTRGSLGADSRASSGHHSRPESWTAHEHSPRARDRERTANRDRWRSDDARAQPRDPRSRADDQPRADRPDSTTETFQPDPNDRLEPERWLETDEVNEATDATTNTDADAQSDADTETERNHETERDRE